From Apis cerana isolate GH-2021 linkage group LG10, AcerK_1.0, whole genome shotgun sequence, one genomic window encodes:
- the LOC108001150 gene encoding major facilitator superfamily domain-containing protein 8 isoform X1, protein MAWCKKLFHRRNNTFVDDDLETVFEKKERWRSIYVIYFTMFLMSLGFSIILTGVWPYLDKLDSTAGKEYMGYVVAANPLGQMLFSPLVGWWGDKRGSIRLPLLSTLALFTFASGLYSILEIVPGDRKMYMIVARFLVGVSSANIAVARSYLSAATKFIERTHAVSMVSLAQVLGFVVGPSLQAAVTPLGEKGVYFINIPINMYTMTGWINVIMGILNFILFLPWNFTERRIAIREAMRNEGKQTEEETLKSIKPDNLAAWTLICAFFVLVFNFVLLETLGTSLTMDQFAWSKTEALYYMGILMSIGAVVSCITFVMIEPLCKKFNERKVMLWGGFLFMVIGRILCIPWGPGPPKIAYLESFNNITKNFNGTEIVGCPSTQEWCSYTPQLTPVQFFIGYGFTTIGYPLGITLIQTIFSKVLGPRPQGVWMGFMTGAGCASRVLGPVFVSVIYTRFGTYHTFGITGLTLVVCMSWLQIVNKRLVPPKATILSKDMEIPLVHLKSNDIQDLNDAQKSNKNEECDKM, encoded by the exons ATGGCTtggtgtaaaaaattatttcatagaag AAACAATACTTTTGTGGATGATGATTTGGAAactgtttttgaaaaaaaagaacgatggagaagtatttatgtaatttattttaccatGTTTCTTATGTCTTTGGGTTTTAGTATTATACTAACAGGAGTATGGCCATATCTTGATAAG TTGGATAGTACTGCTGGTAAAGAATATATGGGATATGTAGTTGCAGCAAATCCTTTAGGGCAAATGTTATTTTCTCCTCTAGTAGGATGGTGGGGAGATAAAAGAGGATCTATAAGACTTCCACTTTTATCAACATTAGCTTTATTTACATTTGCATCAGGATTATATAGTATCCTTGAGATTGTACCAGGCGATCGAAAAATGTATATGATAGTTGCCAGGTTTTTGGTTGGAGTTAGTTCtg CGAATATTGCAGTAGCACGGTCTTATCTCTCAGCAGctacaaaatttatagaaagaaCACATGCTGTTTCAATGGTATCTCTTGCTCag GTATTAGGATTTGTGGTAGGTCCTAGTTTACAAGCTGCAGTTACACCTCTTGGAGAAAAgggtgtatattttataaatatacctattaatatgtatactaTGACTGGTTGGATAAATGTCATAATgggaattcttaattttattttattccttccATGGAATTTTACAGAACGTCGAATTGCTATTCGCGAGGCAATGCGAAATGAAGGAAAACAAActg agGAAGAAACATTGAAATCTATAAAACCAGACAATTTAGCAGCCTGGACATTAATTTGTGCATTTTTTGTcttagtatttaattttgttcttcTTGAAAc actTGGTACTTCTTTAACTATGGATCAATTTGCATGGTCAAAAACAGAAGCTTTATATTACATGGGTATATTAATGAGTATTGGAGCTGTTGTATCATGCATTACATTTGTTATGATTGAACCTTTGTGCAAAAa atttaatgaaCGTAAGGTAATGCTATGGggtggatttttatttatggtaATAGGAAGGATTTTATGTATTCCATGGGGACCAGGTCCTCCAAAAATTGCTTATCTGGAAT catttaataatattacaaaaaatttcaatgggACAGAAATTGTAGGATGTCCAAGTACTCAAGAATGGTGTAGCTATACACCACAACTTACACCTGTACAGTTTTTTATTGGATATGGATTCACTACTATAGGATATCCATTAGGTATTACTCTAATACAAACTATCTTCAGTAAAGTATTAGGACCTCGTCCACAAGGTGTTTGGATGGGTTTTATGACAGGTGCTGGATGTGCTTCTCGTGTCTTAGGTCCAGTATTTGTTAGTGTAATTTATACTCGTTTTGGAACATATCATACCTTTGGTATTACTGGATTAACATTGGTAGTATGTATGTCATGGTTACAAATTGTAAACAAACGATTAGTTCCACCAAAAGCAACAATTCTATCAAAAGATATGGAAATTCCATTAGTTCATCTCAAATCTAATGATATTCAAGATTTAAATGATGCAcaaaaaagcaataaaaatgaGGAATGTGATAAAATgtag
- the LOC108001150 gene encoding major facilitator superfamily domain-containing protein 8 isoform X3, giving the protein MAWCKKLFHRRNNTFVDDDLETVFEKKERWRSIYVIYFTMFLMSLGFSIILTGVWPYLDKLDSTAGKEYMGYVVAANPLGQMLFSPLVGWWGDKRGSIRLPLLSTLALFTFASGLYSILEIVPGDRKMYMIVARFLVGVSSANIAVARSYLSAATKFIERTHAVSMVSLAQVLGFVVGPSLQAAVTPLGEKGVYFINIPINMYTMTGWINVIMGILNFILFLPWNFTERRIAIREAMRNEGKQTEEETLKSIKPDNLAAWTLICAFFVLVFNFVLLETLGTSLTMDQFAWSKTEALYYMGILMSIGAVVSCITFVMIEPLCKKFNERKVMLWGGFLFMVIGRILCIPWGPGPPKIAYLESFNNITKNFNGTEIVGCPSTQEWCSYTPQLTPVQFFIGYGFTTIGYPLDQKQQILRYRWM; this is encoded by the exons ATGGCTtggtgtaaaaaattatttcatagaag AAACAATACTTTTGTGGATGATGATTTGGAAactgtttttgaaaaaaaagaacgatggagaagtatttatgtaatttattttaccatGTTTCTTATGTCTTTGGGTTTTAGTATTATACTAACAGGAGTATGGCCATATCTTGATAAG TTGGATAGTACTGCTGGTAAAGAATATATGGGATATGTAGTTGCAGCAAATCCTTTAGGGCAAATGTTATTTTCTCCTCTAGTAGGATGGTGGGGAGATAAAAGAGGATCTATAAGACTTCCACTTTTATCAACATTAGCTTTATTTACATTTGCATCAGGATTATATAGTATCCTTGAGATTGTACCAGGCGATCGAAAAATGTATATGATAGTTGCCAGGTTTTTGGTTGGAGTTAGTTCtg CGAATATTGCAGTAGCACGGTCTTATCTCTCAGCAGctacaaaatttatagaaagaaCACATGCTGTTTCAATGGTATCTCTTGCTCag GTATTAGGATTTGTGGTAGGTCCTAGTTTACAAGCTGCAGTTACACCTCTTGGAGAAAAgggtgtatattttataaatatacctattaatatgtatactaTGACTGGTTGGATAAATGTCATAATgggaattcttaattttattttattccttccATGGAATTTTACAGAACGTCGAATTGCTATTCGCGAGGCAATGCGAAATGAAGGAAAACAAActg agGAAGAAACATTGAAATCTATAAAACCAGACAATTTAGCAGCCTGGACATTAATTTGTGCATTTTTTGTcttagtatttaattttgttcttcTTGAAAc actTGGTACTTCTTTAACTATGGATCAATTTGCATGGTCAAAAACAGAAGCTTTATATTACATGGGTATATTAATGAGTATTGGAGCTGTTGTATCATGCATTACATTTGTTATGATTGAACCTTTGTGCAAAAa atttaatgaaCGTAAGGTAATGCTATGGggtggatttttatttatggtaATAGGAAGGATTTTATGTATTCCATGGGGACCAGGTCCTCCAAAAATTGCTTATCTGGAAT catttaataatattacaaaaaatttcaatgggACAGAAATTGTAGGATGTCCAAGTACTCAAGAATGGTGTAGCTATACACCACAACTTACACCTGTACAGTTTTTTATTGGATATGGATTCACTACTATAGGATATCCATTAG ATCAGAAACAACAAATTCTAAGATACAGATGGATGTAG
- the LOC108001150 gene encoding major facilitator superfamily domain-containing protein 8 isoform X2, whose translation MLFSPLVGWWGDKRGSIRLPLLSTLALFTFASGLYSILEIVPGDRKMYMIVARFLVGVSSANIAVARSYLSAATKFIERTHAVSMVSLAQVLGFVVGPSLQAAVTPLGEKGVYFINIPINMYTMTGWINVIMGILNFILFLPWNFTERRIAIREAMRNEGKQTEEETLKSIKPDNLAAWTLICAFFVLVFNFVLLETLGTSLTMDQFAWSKTEALYYMGILMSIGAVVSCITFVMIEPLCKKFNERKVMLWGGFLFMVIGRILCIPWGPGPPKIAYLESFNNITKNFNGTEIVGCPSTQEWCSYTPQLTPVQFFIGYGFTTIGYPLGITLIQTIFSKVLGPRPQGVWMGFMTGAGCASRVLGPVFVSVIYTRFGTYHTFGITGLTLVVCMSWLQIVNKRLVPPKATILSKDMEIPLVHLKSNDIQDLNDAQKSNKNEECDKM comes from the exons ATGTTATTTTCTCCTCTAGTAGGATGGTGGGGAGATAAAAGAGGATCTATAAGACTTCCACTTTTATCAACATTAGCTTTATTTACATTTGCATCAGGATTATATAGTATCCTTGAGATTGTACCAGGCGATCGAAAAATGTATATGATAGTTGCCAGGTTTTTGGTTGGAGTTAGTTCtg CGAATATTGCAGTAGCACGGTCTTATCTCTCAGCAGctacaaaatttatagaaagaaCACATGCTGTTTCAATGGTATCTCTTGCTCag GTATTAGGATTTGTGGTAGGTCCTAGTTTACAAGCTGCAGTTACACCTCTTGGAGAAAAgggtgtatattttataaatatacctattaatatgtatactaTGACTGGTTGGATAAATGTCATAATgggaattcttaattttattttattccttccATGGAATTTTACAGAACGTCGAATTGCTATTCGCGAGGCAATGCGAAATGAAGGAAAACAAActg agGAAGAAACATTGAAATCTATAAAACCAGACAATTTAGCAGCCTGGACATTAATTTGTGCATTTTTTGTcttagtatttaattttgttcttcTTGAAAc actTGGTACTTCTTTAACTATGGATCAATTTGCATGGTCAAAAACAGAAGCTTTATATTACATGGGTATATTAATGAGTATTGGAGCTGTTGTATCATGCATTACATTTGTTATGATTGAACCTTTGTGCAAAAa atttaatgaaCGTAAGGTAATGCTATGGggtggatttttatttatggtaATAGGAAGGATTTTATGTATTCCATGGGGACCAGGTCCTCCAAAAATTGCTTATCTGGAAT catttaataatattacaaaaaatttcaatgggACAGAAATTGTAGGATGTCCAAGTACTCAAGAATGGTGTAGCTATACACCACAACTTACACCTGTACAGTTTTTTATTGGATATGGATTCACTACTATAGGATATCCATTAGGTATTACTCTAATACAAACTATCTTCAGTAAAGTATTAGGACCTCGTCCACAAGGTGTTTGGATGGGTTTTATGACAGGTGCTGGATGTGCTTCTCGTGTCTTAGGTCCAGTATTTGTTAGTGTAATTTATACTCGTTTTGGAACATATCATACCTTTGGTATTACTGGATTAACATTGGTAGTATGTATGTCATGGTTACAAATTGTAAACAAACGATTAGTTCCACCAAAAGCAACAATTCTATCAAAAGATATGGAAATTCCATTAGTTCATCTCAAATCTAATGATATTCAAGATTTAAATGATGCAcaaaaaagcaataaaaatgaGGAATGTGATAAAATgtag
- the LOC108001153 gene encoding zinc finger C4H2 domain-containing protein isoform X5, whose translation MKQRILQEVEQTEQEEKCLLEYKQEMDLLMQEKMAHVEELRQIHADINAMEAVIKQAEEARNKARETAKLIHNNDYQPLKHDIDRMRREFLGLERLPELYETESDLISPDYFDRPMQKAEWRVEVRGEDLLPPLTLHHPGHPGGSTPFLAPQPLQGPSKPEPRPLPPAPGPPAPTFRYHWQQPPPMKSCLSCHQQIHRNAPICPLCKAKSRSRNPKKPKKKD comes from the exons atgaaacaaagaatTTTGCAAGAAGTAGAACAGACtgaacaagaagaaaaatgtttgcTAGAATATAAACAGGAAATGGATCTTCTTATGCAAGAAAAAATGGCACATGTTGAAGAATTACGACAAATACATGCAGATATAAATgcg ATGGAAGCTGTTATCAAACAAGCAGAAGAAGCTAGAAATAAAGCAAGAGAGACTGCAAAATTAATTCACAATAATGATTATCAACCTTTAAAACATGATATTGATCGTATGCGTAGAGAATTTTTAGGATTGGAAAGGTTACCAGAATTATATGAAACAGAATCTGATCTCATTTCACCAGa ttATTTTGACCGTCCAATGCAAAAAGCAGAATGGAGAGTAGAAGTAAGAGGAGAAGATTTATTACCTCCTCTTACTTTACATCATCCTGGTCATCCAGGTGGTTCAACACCTTTTCTTGCTCCTCAACCTCTTCAAGGTCCAAGTAAGCCAGAACCAAGACCATTACCACCAGCCCCAGGCCCACCTGCTCCAACATTCAGGTACCACTG gCAACAACCACCTCCTATGAAATCATGCTTATCATGTCACCAACAAATTCATAGAAATGCACCAATCTGTCCTCTTTGTAAAGCTAAATCTCGATCACGTAATCCCAAGaaaccaaagaaaaaagattaa
- the LOC108001153 gene encoding zinc finger C4H2 domain-containing protein isoform X3 has product MSATETTVIFAKLEALKDIKSKTLQLEKMKQRILQEVEQTEQEEKCLLEYKQEMDLLMQEKMAHVEELRQIHADINAMEAVIKQAEEARNKARETAKLIHNNDYQPLKHDIDRMRREFLGLERLPELYETESDLISPDYFDRPMQKAEWRVEVRGEDLLPPLTLHHPGHPGGSTPFLAPQPLQGPSKPEPRPLPPAPGPPAPTFRYHWQQPPPMKSCLSCHQQIHRNAPICPLCKAKSRSRNPKKPKKKD; this is encoded by the exons ATGTCAGCCACTGAAACTACGgttatttttgcaaaactAGAAGCGTTGAAAGACATTaa gTCAAAAACACTTcaattggaaaaaatgaaacaaagaatTTTGCAAGAAGTAGAACAGACtgaacaagaagaaaaatgtttgcTAGAATATAAACAGGAAATGGATCTTCTTATGCAAGAAAAAATGGCACATGTTGAAGAATTACGACAAATACATGCAGATATAAATgcg ATGGAAGCTGTTATCAAACAAGCAGAAGAAGCTAGAAATAAAGCAAGAGAGACTGCAAAATTAATTCACAATAATGATTATCAACCTTTAAAACATGATATTGATCGTATGCGTAGAGAATTTTTAGGATTGGAAAGGTTACCAGAATTATATGAAACAGAATCTGATCTCATTTCACCAGa ttATTTTGACCGTCCAATGCAAAAAGCAGAATGGAGAGTAGAAGTAAGAGGAGAAGATTTATTACCTCCTCTTACTTTACATCATCCTGGTCATCCAGGTGGTTCAACACCTTTTCTTGCTCCTCAACCTCTTCAAGGTCCAAGTAAGCCAGAACCAAGACCATTACCACCAGCCCCAGGCCCACCTGCTCCAACATTCAGGTACCACTG gCAACAACCACCTCCTATGAAATCATGCTTATCATGTCACCAACAAATTCATAGAAATGCACCAATCTGTCCTCTTTGTAAAGCTAAATCTCGATCACGTAATCCCAAGaaaccaaagaaaaaagattaa
- the LOC108001153 gene encoding zinc finger C4H2 domain-containing protein isoform X4, with the protein MSATETTVIFAKLEALKDIKSKTLQLEKMKQRILQEVEQTEQEEKCLLEYKQEMDLLMQEKMAHVEELRQIHADINAMEAVIKQAEEARNKARETAKLIHNNDYQPLKHDIDRMRREFLGLERLPELYETESDLISPDYFDRPMQKAEWRVEVRGEDLLPPLTLHHPGHPGGSTPFLAPQPLQGPSKPEPRPLPPAPGPPAPTFRQQPPPMKSCLSCHQQIHRNAPICPLCKAKSRSRNPKKPKKKD; encoded by the exons ATGTCAGCCACTGAAACTACGgttatttttgcaaaactAGAAGCGTTGAAAGACATTaa gTCAAAAACACTTcaattggaaaaaatgaaacaaagaatTTTGCAAGAAGTAGAACAGACtgaacaagaagaaaaatgtttgcTAGAATATAAACAGGAAATGGATCTTCTTATGCAAGAAAAAATGGCACATGTTGAAGAATTACGACAAATACATGCAGATATAAATgcg ATGGAAGCTGTTATCAAACAAGCAGAAGAAGCTAGAAATAAAGCAAGAGAGACTGCAAAATTAATTCACAATAATGATTATCAACCTTTAAAACATGATATTGATCGTATGCGTAGAGAATTTTTAGGATTGGAAAGGTTACCAGAATTATATGAAACAGAATCTGATCTCATTTCACCAGa ttATTTTGACCGTCCAATGCAAAAAGCAGAATGGAGAGTAGAAGTAAGAGGAGAAGATTTATTACCTCCTCTTACTTTACATCATCCTGGTCATCCAGGTGGTTCAACACCTTTTCTTGCTCCTCAACCTCTTCAAGGTCCAAGTAAGCCAGAACCAAGACCATTACCACCAGCCCCAGGCCCACCTGCTCCAACATTCAG gCAACAACCACCTCCTATGAAATCATGCTTATCATGTCACCAACAAATTCATAGAAATGCACCAATCTGTCCTCTTTGTAAAGCTAAATCTCGATCACGTAATCCCAAGaaaccaaagaaaaaagattaa